One window of the Triticum dicoccoides isolate Atlit2015 ecotype Zavitan chromosome 3B, WEW_v2.0, whole genome shotgun sequence genome contains the following:
- the LOC119274309 gene encoding rust resistance kinase Lr10-like, producing MLITTVSKHGPKIQFPFRLSTQPTSCGAAGMQLSCSGHDTILDHPVLGPCKVTAIYYMHRVINITPLVEPSTQCPLQKLISRKLETVVYKQPQSFTTLVCSRNFIPRTPYPYSIVGPASCVSNNASQFWYLALAYAYISDLPWDCVAISKGIPIPFSYDKNGPNSDPSNEIAKAVINFGATTFTWHHNNITGVCQQCEHEGRYCGFSSQRRQAFCQHHGTHVIPMAASSVAAFVVLSLIVATVIYLSLKSRYNEEINMKVEMFLKAYGTSKPTRYTFPEVKKIARRFKDKLGQGGFGSVYKGELQNGVPVAVKMLESSTGEGEEFINEVGTIGLIHHANIVRLLGFCSEGMRRALIYEFMPNESLEKYIFAHVSDISRQLLAPNKMLDIALGIARGMEYLHQGCNQRLLHFDIKPHNILLDYNFNPKISDFGLAKLCARDQSIITLTAARGTMGYIAPELYSRNFGGVSYKSDVYSFGMLVLEMVSGRRNSDPSVENQDEVYLPEWIYERVINGHEWELTSEMTAEDKEKVRQLTIVALWCIQWNPKNRPSMTKVVNMLTGRLQNLQIPPKPFVSSENYPRT from the exons ATGCTCATCACAACGGTCAGCAAACATGGACCAAAGATCCAGTTCCCCTTCCGGCTTTCAACCCAACCAACATCCTGTGGAGCAGCTGGCATGCAGTTATCGTGCTCTGGGCATGACACGATCTTGGATCACCCTGTTCTTGGTCCTTGCAAAGTGACCGCGATATATTACATGCACCGGGTCATTAACATCACCCCGCTTGTGGAACCATCGACTCAATGCCCACTTCAGAAGCTCATCTCAAGAAAGTTAGAAACTGTTGTGTACAAACAACCTCAATCATTTACGACCCTGGTATGTTCAAGAAATTTCATACCACGTACACCATATCCATATAGTATAGTCGGCCCAGCTTCTTGTGTCAGTAACAACGCTAGCCAATTCTGGTATTTGGCATTAGCTTACGCATACATATCTGATCTGCCATGGGACTGTGTGGCCATTTCTAAAGGTATCCCAATACCCTTTAGCTATGATAAAAATGGCCCTAACTCAGACCCCTCCAATGAAATAGCAAAGGCAGTCATCAACTTTGGTGCGACAACCTTCACTTGGCACCATAATAACATTACTGGTGTCTGCCAACAGTGTGAACATGAAGGTCGATACTGTGGATTCAGCTCACAAAGGCGTCAAGCATTCTGCCAGCACCATG GTACCCATGTCATCCCAATGGCGG CCTCATCTGTAGCTGCATTTGTAGTTCTTTCATTGATTGTGGCCACTGTGATATATCTCTCCTTGAAGTCAAGGTACAATGAAGAGATAAATATGAAGGTTGAAATGTTTCTCAAGGCATATGGCACATCGAAACCCACAAGATACACTTTCCCTGAGGTTAAGAAGATAGCAAGACGGTTCAAGGATAAACTGGGCCAGGGTGGATTTGGAAGTGTATACAAGGGCGAGCTACAAAACGGAGTTCCTGTGGCAGTCAAGATGCTAGAGAGCTCTACAGGGGAGGGAGAggaattcatcaatgaagttggaaCCATTGGACTAATCCACCATGCAAATATCGTCCGTCTTTTGGGCTTTTGCTCCGAAGGAATGAGACGGGCTCTTATTTATGAGTTCATGCCTAACGAGTCATTGGAAAAATACATATTCGCACATGTTTCTGATATTTCTCGACAACTCCTAGCACCCAACAAAATGCTAGATATTGCTTTAGGCATCGCCCGAGGGATGGAATACCTGCATCAAGGGTGCAACCAGCGCCTTCTCCACTTTGACATCAAGCCACACAACATCTTGCTGGACTACAACTTCAACCCGAAGATCTCAGACTTTGGCCTTGCCAAGCTGTGTGCAAGGGACCAAAGCATCATTACCTTAACTGCAGCAAGAGGGACTATGGGATACATAGCACCAGAGCTATACTCTCGGAACTTTGGAGGGGTGTCTTACAAGTCAGATGTGTACAGTTTTGGCATGCTGGTGTTGGAGATGGTGAGCGGACGGAGGAACTCAGATCCAAGTGTTGAGAACCAGGACGAAGTTTATCTCCCGGAGTGGATCTACGAGAGAGTAATCAATGGGCATGAATGGGAACTTACTTCGGAAATGACAGCAGAAGACAAAGAAAAGGTGAGACAGCTGACTATTGTGGCACTGTGGTGTATCCAATGGAACCCCAAGAATCGGCCATCAATGACAAAGGTGGTAAACATGTTAACGGGGAGGTTGCAGAACCTACAGATTCCCCCTAAGCCCTTTGTGTCATCTGAAAATTATCCTAGAACATAA
- the LOC119274306 gene encoding rust resistance kinase Lr10-like, with protein sequence MVMPTVLNSLTFLCVLAVLAAGRAEGRHHDSDCPSFSCGPLGNVLSPFRQASDPPGCGYRSYELVCSDTKAMIHIGDATYYVSAINYSGSSFWVIDANMDLHNNCPLPRWNPPYQPDNMEIELSPLVHSGACFVKCSQEVKGTGTYMPVACLSTNDSFVYVLTGYGSTYMEYLEPSCGYLARTPRPWDGLGLENASYADVVKSMRIGFAVRFPYPRESIKQCLIQTFWPFYEVPVLSKEGIKLRILFSLVGDSFFSRCALVDVIGFPPFRGVVIIIVFWIWKWLAVLCRFVLAPLVVLIFLAYKYWKTRITIDAVEKFLRMQQMLGPTRYAYTDITAITSHFRDKLGQGGYGSVFKGVLSPGNVHVAVKMLERSSNCDGEDFISEVATIGRIHHVNVVRLMGFCSEEMRRALVYEYMARGSLDKYIFSAKSFSWDKLIEIALGIARGIDYLHQGCEMQILHFDIKPHNILLDSNFVPKLADFGLAKLYPRNNSFVSLSVLRGTIGYIAPEMISRSFGVISSKSDVYSFGMLLLEMASGRRNADPNVANSSQSYYPSWVYDRLTEQEGRDISPIDNMHELEKKLCMVGLWCIQMKSHDRPTMSEVIDMLEGGADTLQMPSRPFFCDEGLVHTNDTYHLSSELTEISEEDMSENIDV encoded by the exons ATGGTGATGCCCACTGTTCTCAACTCCCTAACTTTTTTATGTGTGCTTGCAGTTCTTGCTGCAGGTCGGGCTGAAGGGCGGCATCATGACTCTGATTGTCCTTCTTTCTCGTGCGGCCCTCTTGGAAATGTATTGTCCCCATTTCGTCAGGCAAGTGATCCGCCTGGCTGCGGCTATCGATCTTACGAGCTGGTTTGCAGTGATACCAAGGCTATGATTCACATCGGTGATGCAACATACTATGTGTCTGCCATCAACTACAGTGGTTCTTCCTTCTGGGTCATCGATGCCAACATGGATTTACACAACAACTGCCCTCTACCTCGGTGGAATCCTCCATACCAACCCGACAACATGGAAATCGAATTGAGCCCCCTTGTACATAGTGGGGCTTGCTTTGTAAAATGCTCTCAGGAAGTAAAGGGCACTGGTACGTACATGCCTGTTGCTTGCCTAAGCACCAACGATTCTTTTGTTTACGTGTTAACTGGCTATGGGTCTACATATATGGAGTACCTTGAACCTTCTTGTGGGTACTTGGCCCGGACTCCTCGACCCTGGGACGGTCTGGGGCTAGAAAATGCAAGTTATGCAGATGTTGTAAAATCCATGAGGATTGGATTTGCTGTTCGGTTTCCTTATCCTAGGGAGAGCATCAAGCAATGCCTAATACAGACTTTTTG GCCCTTCTATGAGGTACCAGTCTTGAGTAAAGAAGGCATCAAGTTACGTATTCTATTCAGTCTTGTGGGTGATTCATTTTTCTCGCGGTGCGCACTAGTTGATGTCATTGGATTTCCACCATTTCGAGGTGTAGTCATAATAATCGTCTTCTGGATTTGGAAGTGGCTGGCTG TGTTGTGCAGGTTCGTGTTGGCGCCGCTTGTTGTGTTGATTTTCCTAGCCTACAAGTACTGGAAAACAAGAATAACAATCGATGCAGTCGAGAAGTTCCTCCGTATGCAGCAAATGCTCGGTCCGACGAGGTACGCCTACACCGACATCACTGCAATCACAAGCCATTTCAGAGATAAGCTGGGTCAGGGAGGCTATGGCTCCGTGTTCAAGGGTGTGTTATCACCAGGCAATGTCCATGTCGCGGTCAAGATGCTGGAGCGTAGCTCAAACTGCGATGGAGAGGATTTCATCAGTGAAGTTGCCACCATTGGCAGGATCCACCACGTCAATGTGGTGCGTCTCATGGGGTTCTGCTCGGAGGAGATGAGGAGGGCTCTTGTCTATGAGTACATGGCTCGAGGTTCTCTTGACAAGTACATCTTCTCAGCTAAAAGTTTCTCCTGGGACAAGCTCATAGAGATTGCTTTGGGCATTGCCAGGGGGATCGACTACCTTCATCAAGGGTGTGAGATGCAGATTCTACATTTTGACATCAAGCCACACAACATCCTGCTTGATAGCAATTTTGTCCCAAAACTTGCTGATTTTGGTCTCGCCAAGCTGTACCCAAGAAACAACAGTTTCGTATCATTGAGCGTCCTGCGCGGAACAATTGGGTACATAGCTCCTGAGATGATATCTAGGAGCTTTGGCGTCATATCGAGCAAGTCTGATGTTTACAGCTTTGGGATGCTGCTGCTGGAGATGGCCAGTGGAAGAAGGAATGCCGACCCAAATGTGGCGAATTCAAGCCAGTCTTACTACCCGTCATGGGTGTATGACAGACTAACTGAACAAGAGGGGCGTGATATATCTCCCATTGACAACATGCATGAGTTGGAGAAGAAGCTGTGCATGGTCGGACTATGGTGCATCCAGATGAAGTCCCATGACCGTCCAACGATGAGTGAGGTTATAGACATGTTGGAAGGCGGTGCCGATACCTTGCAGATGCCTTCCAGGCCATTCTTCTGTGACGAGGGGCTCGTCCATACCAATGATACTTATCATTTGTCCTCCGAGTTGACCGAAATCTCTGAGGAGGATATGAGTGAAAATATCGATGTGTGA